Proteins encoded within one genomic window of Arachis ipaensis cultivar K30076 chromosome B08, Araip1.1, whole genome shotgun sequence:
- the LOC107613728 gene encoding PI-PLC X-box domain-containing protein DDB_G0293730, whose product MGSQVSKQVERRKAIKAEKKILSDLKSSSEEEYPGSEYRPKDRKNWMLELNPEKVRINQIVWPGTHDSATNKIGIPLVTRPFAQCQSLSIYQQLLCGTRVLDIRVQEDRRICHGILLTYSVDVVIANVKKFLSETQSEIVILEIRTEFGHEDPPEFDKYLEEQLGEFLIHQDDSVFGKTIAELLPKRIICVWKPRKSPQPKPGSPFWSAGFLKDDWINTDLPSTKFDGNLKHLSSQPPVSSRKFFYRVENTATPVADNPVLCVKPVTGRIHGYARLFIAQCFTKGYADRLQVFSTDFIDDDFVDACVGLTHARVEGKT is encoded by the coding sequence ATGGGTTCTCAAGTGTCCAAACAGGTGGAGCGAAGAAAGGCGATAAAGGCTGAGAAGAAAATATTGTCAGATCTAAAGAGCAGCAGCGAGGAAGAGTACCCAGGGAGTGAGTATCGCCCTAAAGACAGGAAGAACTGGATGTTAGAGCTGAACCCAGAGAAAGTTCGAATCAACCAGATCGTGTGGCCAGGAACACACGACTCTGCCACCAACAAGATTGGCATCCCACTCGTCACTCGCCCCTTCGCTCAGTGCCAGTCTCTCTCCATCTACCAGCAACTCCTCTGCGGCACCAGAGTCCTCGACATCCGTGTCCAGGAGGACCGCCGCATATGCCACGGCATCCTCCTCACTTACAGCGTCGACGTCGTCATCGCCAACGTCAAGAAGTTCTTGTCCGAGACTCAGTCGGAAATCGTCATCCTCGAGATTCGAACGGAGTTCGGCCACGAAGACCCCCCGGAATTCGACAAGTATCTGGAGGAGCAGCTGGGGGAGTTCTTGATCCACCAGGATGACTCAGTATTCGGGAAGACCATCGCGGAGTTGTTGCCAAAGAGGATCATATGTGTTTGGAAGCCCAGAAAATCGCCTCAGCCCAAGCCGGGAAGCCCCTTCTGGAGTGCGGGCTTTCTCAAGGATGATTGGATCAACACGGATTTGCCGTCCACCAAGTTCGATGGCAACTTGAAGCATCTCAGCTCGCAGCCGCCCGTTTCGTCCAGGAAATTTTTCTACAGGGTGGAGAACACTGCAACCCCCGTCGCAGATAACCCCGTTTTGTGTGTGAAGCCCGTCACGGGCCGCATTCATGGCTATGCTAGGCTCTTCATCGCTCAGTGCTTCACCAAGGGCTATGCTGACAGACTTCAAGTCTTTTCCACGGATTTCATTGATGACGACTTTGTTGATGCATGCGTTGGACTCACTCATGCAAGGGTTGAAGGCAAAACCTGA